GGGTAACCTCTGTGGTTCTCTGTTGGAGCGGTTTGAACCTGGACTCGAAAGCCAATGCTGCTCAGTTTTCCGTCTTGTGGTGGGATACAACACCCGTGAATCCTTGGATCAATAGTGAACTTCGTCAAGAAATGTCTACTTTTCTAGATGATTTTGGTGGTGGAAATCTCTTTGATACCACGTATGTCTCTCATAGAACATCTGGAGGACTGCAAGCCCATTTAGCCTCTAATAGCTATGATGTTGTGGTTTTAGATACTTTCTATAATCCTCCTTACAGTCCTGATTTTCCATTTGATTTAGGAGATCGGGAAGCCCTAAAACAGCATTACACCCAGAAATCGAATTTGATGCTTGATGGAACTCTAAGCATTCGTAGTTTGCAAGCTATCCCAGAAACTGATTTTCCCGGCCCCAATAATGCCTTTGGTAACTTTACTGTGAATCAGATTTATGAACTGGCGAGACGAGGAGGAGGGATTTTTATTGGTACTGATGATTATACTGTTCAACATGATGGTAACTATATGCTTGATGCTCTTTTCCCAGGGCAACCAGCTAGGTTTAGTGGTTTAAGGAATCCTTCTACAGATGGAGTGTTCTACGGTTCAGATTTGATCAATAACCAGGTAGCCGTTTCACCTAATGATATTTTCACGCATTGGAGTGCGGCTCCCAGTCAAGGGGTTGCTCCCACGGGAGATTTTATCGACTTCTTGGGCAACTCGGTCACTCTTTACAGTCAAGTGGATGTTGCCGATAAACCCGGTGGTGGGCAAAAGTATTCCTATATTTCCACCAGTTGGAAACCGGATGAGTGTACAACTGCCGTCACCGGTACAAGTTCTGCCTGTAATCCGGAAAAAGTCCCCGAACCTTCCGCAGTTTTGGCACTGTTGGCGGTTGGGGGTCTCGGTTCCCTGTTGAAGCGGCGTTAAGGTTGATACCGTAGGGGTGGGTTCACCTAAATTTAGAAAACCCACTCATATCAAGTCCGAATAATCAGCTATGATTTGTCATTGCGAACGGAACGCAGTGGAGTGAAGCAATCTCATCATCTCGATAATTG
The nucleotide sequence above comes from Roseofilum capinflatum BLCC-M114. Encoded proteins:
- a CDS encoding PEP-CTERM sorting domain-containing protein codes for the protein MLTNQSGISAVSRTVKRVALGVTSVVLCWSGLNLDSKANAAQFSVLWWDTTPVNPWINSELRQEMSTFLDDFGGGNLFDTTYVSHRTSGGLQAHLASNSYDVVVLDTFYNPPYSPDFPFDLGDREALKQHYTQKSNLMLDGTLSIRSLQAIPETDFPGPNNAFGNFTVNQIYELARRGGGIFIGTDDYTVQHDGNYMLDALFPGQPARFSGLRNPSTDGVFYGSDLINNQVAVSPNDIFTHWSAAPSQGVAPTGDFIDFLGNSVTLYSQVDVADKPGGGQKYSYISTSWKPDECTTAVTGTSSACNPEKVPEPSAVLALLAVGGLGSLLKRR